From one Paenibacillus terrae HPL-003 genomic stretch:
- a CDS encoding (2Fe-2S)-binding protein: MNKHATGQSETVGSDVQGEETQNEEAQYEKIQYEKIQYAESRGCQSKTLGASGHLLVCRCEEVSMAQLEQACRMGVDTVRQLKMATRVTMGACQGRVCRPLVESWFYSQYPAARREAELLSQRPPVRPVTFGQLAEGGSL; this comes from the coding sequence ATGAATAAGCACGCGACGGGGCAGAGCGAGACGGTTGGGTCGGATGTGCAGGGTGAAGAAACGCAGAATGAAGAGGCTCAGTATGAAAAGATTCAGTATGAAAAGATTCAGTATGCCGAATCTCGGGGCTGTCAATCCAAGACGCTTGGCGCGTCAGGTCATTTGCTCGTATGTCGCTGCGAAGAAGTGAGTATGGCGCAGCTGGAGCAGGCCTGCCGCATGGGAGTGGATACGGTACGCCAGCTTAAAATGGCTACGCGAGTCACGATGGGGGCATGTCAGGGCAGGGTATGCCGACCATTGGTGGAGTCGTGGTTTTACAGTCAGTATCCCGCTGCCCGCCGGGAGGCGGAGCTGTTATCACAAAGGCCCCCGGTGCGTCCCGTAACGTTCGGTCAGTTGGCAGAGGGAGGTTCCCTATGA
- a CDS encoding aldehyde dehydrogenase family protein, whose translation MESRNWIGGEWLSPSGEEMVVRNPSALKEEVGVVHFSDTGDITQAGEAARHAQAGWSALSPAARGAYLFKAAGLLEASMSELAELASREMGKPITEMRGEVMRGVHLLRYYAAEGVRSIGTVIPSNEPGVLQYTKRIPLGVTAVITPWNFPVAIPLWKIAPALLCGNTVIWKPAENASLTAVRVTELFEAVQLPPGVLNLVVGQGSRIGDSLLEHPALDAVSFTGSTATGLGIAERCARRNIKYQTEMGGKNAAVVLKDADVAQTVAMITSGAFRSAGQKCTATSRVIVERSVYETFTEALRQAVEKIQIAPALDPGAYLGPVASAGQYEKVMSYVALARREADILAEGGAAAGTDNGYYVRPLVAAGLASSHSLIQEEIFGPVIGVVQADDFDDAIRLCNDSIYGLSASLFTRDLRLAHRFLDEADAGMVRVNQETAGVEYQAPFGGLKRSSSHTREQGQAALDFYSAIKTCAISYE comes from the coding sequence ATGGAGAGCAGAAATTGGATCGGCGGTGAGTGGCTGAGTCCTTCCGGCGAAGAAATGGTCGTTCGCAATCCTTCCGCGCTGAAAGAGGAGGTGGGTGTCGTCCATTTTTCAGATACGGGCGATATTACACAGGCCGGGGAGGCTGCACGGCATGCACAGGCGGGATGGTCGGCATTGAGTCCGGCAGCGCGGGGGGCTTATTTGTTCAAAGCAGCCGGGTTGCTGGAGGCGAGCATGTCCGAATTGGCTGAGCTGGCCAGCCGTGAGATGGGCAAGCCGATCACCGAGATGCGTGGAGAGGTCATGCGAGGCGTCCATCTGCTCCGATACTATGCGGCAGAGGGCGTACGTTCCATCGGTACGGTTATCCCATCGAATGAGCCGGGAGTGCTCCAGTACACGAAGCGTATTCCGCTGGGCGTAACGGCTGTCATTACGCCATGGAATTTTCCCGTAGCCATTCCGCTGTGGAAAATCGCCCCCGCACTCCTGTGCGGAAACACGGTCATCTGGAAGCCTGCCGAAAATGCTTCATTAACCGCGGTACGGGTCACAGAGCTGTTCGAAGCCGTACAGCTTCCACCTGGCGTACTGAACCTCGTCGTTGGGCAGGGCAGCCGTATTGGCGATTCCCTGCTGGAGCATCCGGCGCTGGATGCGGTCAGCTTCACGGGTTCTACCGCCACAGGTTTGGGCATTGCCGAGCGGTGCGCGCGCCGTAACATCAAGTACCAGACCGAGATGGGCGGTAAAAATGCCGCCGTTGTGCTAAAGGACGCAGATGTAGCGCAGACGGTGGCGATGATTACCAGCGGAGCCTTCCGTTCAGCCGGGCAAAAATGCACGGCAACCAGCCGGGTGATCGTGGAACGGTCTGTCTATGAAACGTTTACGGAAGCCTTGCGCCAAGCGGTGGAAAAAATCCAGATTGCCCCGGCGCTGGACCCCGGCGCGTATCTCGGACCTGTAGCATCAGCAGGTCAATATGAGAAGGTCATGTCCTATGTCGCGCTGGCCCGCCGGGAAGCAGACATTTTGGCTGAGGGCGGAGCCGCCGCCGGGACGGATAACGGGTATTATGTGCGTCCGCTGGTGGCAGCCGGGCTGGCTTCGTCACATTCGTTGATTCAGGAGGAGATCTTTGGCCCCGTGATCGGTGTCGTGCAGGCGGACGACTTCGATGATGCGATTCGACTGTGCAATGATTCTATTTACGGGTTGAGCGCCTCGCTGTTCACCCGCGATTTACGGCTCGCTCATCGGTTTCTGGATGAAGCGGACGCCGGAATGGTACGGGTTAATCAGGAAACGGCTGGTGTCGAATATCAGGCTCCGTTCGGTGGCCTGAAGCGATCCAGCTCACATACCCGGGAACAGGGGCAGGCGGCGCTGGATTTTTATTCAGCCATTAAAACCTGCGCGATCAGCTATGAATAA
- a CDS encoding NAD(P)/FAD-dependent oxidoreductase: MNKMAHLIVIGAGPAGLSAAASAAEQGLPVTVLDEFTEPGGRMPGQYHEEGSKGWWVGKHVSDELITRCVELGVDIRCGVSVHGMEYTKTWEISTSRGLSTADYVLLATGAAEIPVPLDGWTLPGVMSIGAAQVMTNVHYVKPGERGIIVGMNVLSMAIARELSVAGVKVAAITLPCANPLAGTAADPTSSAKLLLQLSGLAPAAWMRAGGRLAAAMRMEGLIASCYPHRGFRLWDIPIRLRTAVLSVNGQDRVESVTLVHVKPDGSPIPGSERVEPADFVALSGGLYPLAELAAVAGCKFVYSPELGGHVPLHGERMETSLKGLYVAGNITGIESGLVAMAQGRLAAASIIQAAGLSGAAGEQRVQEAIREVHFTRENALIQFHPGITEARTQLYQQWGQTTGSGA; this comes from the coding sequence ATGAATAAAATGGCGCATCTCATCGTCATTGGCGCGGGTCCCGCCGGATTGTCCGCAGCGGCATCGGCCGCTGAGCAAGGGTTGCCAGTCACCGTGCTGGATGAATTTACGGAGCCGGGTGGACGTATGCCCGGACAGTATCATGAGGAAGGCAGCAAAGGCTGGTGGGTCGGAAAACACGTATCGGATGAGCTGATTACCCGTTGCGTGGAGCTTGGGGTGGACATCCGCTGCGGCGTATCTGTGCATGGCATGGAATATACGAAAACGTGGGAAATTTCCACCTCCCGTGGATTGTCCACTGCTGATTACGTATTGCTGGCGACTGGGGCCGCCGAAATTCCCGTTCCGCTGGACGGCTGGACGCTGCCAGGCGTAATGTCCATCGGGGCCGCGCAGGTGATGACCAACGTTCATTATGTCAAGCCGGGAGAACGCGGCATCATTGTAGGCATGAACGTACTGTCCATGGCAATTGCCCGAGAGCTGTCCGTCGCCGGGGTGAAGGTGGCGGCGATTACACTGCCGTGCGCCAATCCGCTGGCTGGTACGGCGGCAGATCCGACATCCTCCGCCAAGCTGCTGCTACAGCTGTCGGGGTTGGCTCCCGCCGCCTGGATGCGTGCAGGCGGCAGGCTGGCAGCAGCGATGCGGATGGAGGGACTCATCGCGAGCTGCTATCCCCACAGAGGTTTCCGTCTGTGGGATATCCCGATCCGTTTGCGGACGGCAGTGCTGTCCGTCAACGGGCAGGACCGGGTCGAATCCGTGACCCTGGTCCACGTTAAACCGGACGGCTCGCCTATTCCCGGCAGCGAGCGCGTCGAACCCGCCGACTTCGTGGCACTGAGCGGCGGATTGTATCCGCTCGCCGAGCTGGCGGCGGTAGCGGGGTGCAAATTCGTGTACAGCCCCGAGCTGGGCGGGCATGTTCCACTGCATGGTGAGCGAATGGAAACCTCGCTCAAGGGGCTGTACGTTGCCGGAAATATTACCGGCATCGAAAGCGGGCTGGTCGCCATGGCTCAAGGCCGATTAGCCGCCGCCTCCATTATCCAGGCCGCTGGCCTCAGCGGAGCCGCTGGGGAACAGCGAGTACAGGAGGCGATCCGTGAGGTCCATTTTACACGGGAAAACGCTCTGATCCAGTTTCATCCCGGCATTACAGAGGCGAGAACGCAGTTGTACCAGCAGTGGGGGCAAACCACTGGCAGCGGGGCTTAA
- a CDS encoding dihydrodipicolinate synthase family protein, whose protein sequence is MARFEGVYVALVTPFTAELEVDHKRLTELCEHLIANGISGLVPTGSLGEYAALSAEERSQVVHTVIDAAAGQVPVVVGSAAPSTKQAVHWVQHAKDAGAAGVMALPPINYNPLPHEVTAHYEALSEVGLPIIAYNNPHDYKVDMTPDILADLSRIENIVAVKEFSGDVRRIHAILDQTELEVMVGVDNLAMEGALFGATGWISGVPNALPKEGVELFRLAQAGNMAEASALYRRLLPLFRYDASPQLVQSIKYMMELAGFPVGPTRPPRLALPQADYDRIHEAFEVAIRPSEVSS, encoded by the coding sequence ATGGCACGTTTTGAAGGTGTATATGTAGCGTTGGTTACACCGTTCACGGCAGAGCTGGAGGTCGATCACAAGCGTCTGACCGAGCTGTGCGAGCATCTGATTGCAAACGGCATTAGCGGACTGGTTCCTACAGGATCACTGGGAGAATATGCAGCTTTGTCCGCGGAGGAACGGTCGCAGGTTGTGCATACGGTAATTGACGCTGCGGCGGGGCAAGTCCCGGTCGTTGTCGGCTCGGCGGCTCCATCCACCAAGCAGGCGGTGCATTGGGTTCAGCATGCAAAGGATGCCGGAGCAGCTGGTGTCATGGCGCTGCCGCCCATTAATTACAATCCGCTGCCTCATGAGGTAACGGCCCACTATGAGGCGCTGTCGGAGGTAGGCTTGCCGATCATCGCATACAATAATCCCCATGATTACAAGGTCGATATGACCCCGGACATCCTTGCGGACTTGTCGCGCATTGAAAATATCGTAGCAGTCAAGGAATTCTCAGGTGATGTACGACGTATTCACGCTATTTTGGACCAGACCGAGCTGGAGGTCATGGTCGGAGTGGATAATCTGGCAATGGAGGGGGCATTGTTTGGCGCGACAGGCTGGATATCGGGGGTACCTAATGCGTTGCCCAAGGAAGGGGTAGAACTATTTCGGCTTGCACAGGCGGGAAATATGGCGGAAGCTTCCGCTTTGTATCGCAGGCTGTTGCCGCTTTTCCGCTATGATGCCAGCCCGCAACTCGTACAGTCCATCAAATACATGATGGAGTTGGCCGGATTTCCGGTCGGTCCGACACGTCCGCCCAGACTTGCGCTGCCGCAGGCGGATTATGACCGCATTCACGAAGCTTTTGAGGTGGCGATTCGTCCGAGCGAGGTTTCATCCTGA
- a CDS encoding (2Fe-2S)-binding protein, which yields MNRARIVNHPILGTKPDRRQVPFVFDGRPMQGLAGEPLAAALLASGVRLLRRHEESGTARGIYCAIGHCNECRLTVHPLGTVRSCLTKLEEGMVVETGRQLSNEITGRIVT from the coding sequence ATGAATCGTGCGCGTATTGTGAATCATCCTATTCTGGGGACGAAGCCGGATCGGCGACAGGTGCCTTTCGTTTTTGACGGCCGCCCCATGCAGGGCTTGGCCGGAGAGCCACTCGCGGCTGCGCTGCTGGCAAGTGGTGTCCGTTTGCTGAGAAGGCATGAGGAATCCGGCACAGCCAGAGGTATATATTGCGCCATTGGGCACTGTAACGAATGCCGCCTGACGGTTCATCCGCTCGGTACCGTCCGTTCCTGTCTGACCAAGCTGGAGGAAGGTATGGTGGTGGAAACCGGGCGTCAGCTTTCCAATGAAATCACAGGGAGAATTGTGACATGA
- a CDS encoding proline racemase family protein, which translates to MSVPGKITTIDTHTGGNPTRTVIHGAPKLVGHTMLEKMTYMAEHHDDFRRLLMFEPRGHEVMSGCILTEPCHPDADIGVVFVETGGYLPMCGHDTIGVCTALMEGGLIAADKNSILLDTPAGPVQVLLDVDEGKVRQVTFTNIPSFVYRREVKVDVEGIGQVTLDIAYGGNFYGIMEAASISLALEQSNGAEIVRTAVRIREAVNAVIEVVHPENPVIRGLTHIEFYGEPVAPQADCRNVVVIPPGGIDRSPCGTGTSAKVAVLHAKGKLGLHETFVHESITGSMFRAEIVGETQVGPYPAVVPQITGSAWVTGHHQFVLDPGDPLREGFLLM; encoded by the coding sequence ATGAGTGTGCCGGGCAAAATTACTACGATTGATACCCACACGGGAGGAAATCCGACGCGGACGGTCATTCATGGTGCGCCTAAGCTGGTGGGACATACGATGCTGGAAAAGATGACTTATATGGCAGAGCATCATGATGATTTTCGCCGTTTGTTAATGTTCGAGCCGCGCGGGCATGAGGTCATGTCGGGCTGCATTTTAACAGAACCCTGCCATCCGGATGCCGATATCGGTGTGGTTTTCGTGGAGACAGGCGGCTACTTACCGATGTGTGGCCACGATACGATTGGTGTATGCACGGCGCTAATGGAAGGCGGATTGATTGCTGCGGACAAAAACTCTATTTTGCTGGATACCCCGGCAGGCCCGGTTCAAGTGCTACTGGATGTAGACGAGGGAAAAGTACGACAGGTAACGTTTACGAACATTCCTTCTTTTGTTTACCGTCGGGAGGTAAAGGTGGATGTAGAGGGCATCGGCCAAGTAACGCTGGATATTGCGTATGGAGGTAACTTTTACGGCATTATGGAGGCGGCTTCCATCAGTCTTGCGCTGGAACAGAGCAATGGGGCAGAGATTGTACGGACGGCAGTGCGGATTCGGGAGGCGGTGAATGCTGTGATTGAGGTGGTGCATCCTGAAAATCCGGTCATCCGGGGACTGACGCATATTGAATTTTACGGGGAACCTGTGGCTCCACAGGCTGATTGCCGTAATGTGGTTGTCATTCCGCCGGGCGGCATTGACCGTTCGCCTTGTGGTACAGGAACCTCGGCCAAGGTAGCGGTGCTGCATGCCAAGGGAAAGCTAGGCTTGCATGAGACGTTTGTGCATGAAAGCATCACTGGCTCCATGTTCCGGGCTGAAATTGTGGGTGAAACACAGGTAGGCCCTTATCCAGCAGTGGTTCCACAAATTACCGGCTCGGCTTGGGTGACGGGACATCATCAATTTGTGCTTGATCCGGGGGACCCGCTCCGAGAAGGATTTTTACTTATGTAA
- a CDS encoding glycoside hydrolase family 127 protein, producing MTLKAKAHMKARPFALNEVVLAEGPFKQAMELNRSYLLELQPDRLLARFREYAGLSTKAPQYEGWEAMSISGHTLGHYLSACSMMYASTGDNRFKEIAHYITDELDVCQEAHGDGYVSGIPGGKELFEEVSAGNIRSKGFDLNGAWAPLYTLHKLFAGLRDAYHLTGCNKALLVERKLADWLGGILTPMSDEQMQQMMFCEYGGMNEVLADLYADTGEESYLRLAECFWHKLVLDPLSSQEDCLQGIHANTQIPKLIGLAKEYELTNDTKRRATVEFFWDRVVDHHSYVIGGNSFGEYFGAPGGLNDRIGPHTTETCNTYNMLKLTSHLFQWNVSAKEADFYERGLFNHILASQDPVHGGVTYFLSLAMGGHKHFESKFDDFTCCVGTGMENHASYGSGIYFHDHDKLYVNQFIASTLEWKDTGVTLKQSTSYPDTDHTTLEIQCDQPAKFMLLVRYPYWAEKGITIRVNGKEQSVVSEPGSFVSIARTWIDGDVVEVTIPMSLRLEQMPDNPDRAAVMYGPLVLAGDLGPIDDPKAKDFLYTPVFIPGTDELDTWIQPVEGKTNTFRTLNAGHPREVELSPLYKMHDRTYSVYWDIFTKEAWQAAEKEYTAAREKLAILEQCTIDFAQPGEMQPERDHNFQGDASTRTGYVNNRPYRNAGIDGWFSFDLNTDPAAPMLLVITYTATLEMPNCGFDILINGHPLEHFSEGFDEADKFYNVNAAIPAAYLEGKDKATVTFKAKPGQRIRRLFGLRMVNKDVYEQLYEAGGSGLHE from the coding sequence ATGACGCTCAAAGCAAAAGCCCATATGAAAGCAAGACCGTTCGCACTGAACGAGGTGGTGTTGGCTGAAGGCCCCTTCAAACAGGCGATGGAGCTGAACCGATCCTATCTGCTGGAGCTTCAACCCGACCGTCTGCTGGCGCGTTTTCGGGAATATGCCGGACTTTCAACCAAAGCGCCTCAGTATGAAGGCTGGGAAGCCATGTCTATTTCCGGTCATACACTGGGACATTATTTGTCTGCTTGCTCTATGATGTATGCTTCAACGGGCGACAACCGTTTTAAAGAAATCGCACATTACATTACGGATGAGCTGGACGTTTGCCAAGAAGCACATGGTGACGGGTATGTATCCGGCATTCCGGGGGGAAAGGAGCTTTTTGAAGAGGTGTCTGCCGGAAATATTCGTTCGAAGGGCTTTGACCTGAATGGTGCCTGGGCTCCCCTTTATACATTGCATAAGTTGTTCGCCGGTCTGCGTGATGCGTACCATTTGACAGGCTGTAACAAGGCTTTGTTGGTAGAGCGGAAGCTGGCCGACTGGCTCGGGGGTATTTTGACACCGATGAGCGATGAGCAGATGCAGCAGATGATGTTTTGCGAATATGGAGGCATGAACGAAGTATTAGCCGATTTGTATGCGGATACGGGAGAAGAAAGCTACTTGCGGCTGGCTGAGTGCTTCTGGCACAAGCTGGTGCTGGACCCGCTTAGCTCGCAGGAGGATTGTTTGCAGGGCATTCATGCCAATACGCAAATTCCGAAGCTGATCGGGCTTGCCAAGGAATACGAGCTGACGAATGATACGAAGCGCCGGGCGACAGTGGAGTTTTTTTGGGATCGGGTGGTGGATCATCATTCGTATGTCATAGGTGGCAACAGCTTTGGTGAATATTTTGGAGCGCCGGGTGGTTTGAATGATCGCATCGGGCCACATACGACAGAGACGTGCAACACTTATAATATGCTTAAGCTGACTAGCCATCTGTTCCAATGGAATGTATCCGCCAAGGAGGCAGATTTTTATGAGCGGGGTCTGTTTAATCATATTTTGGCTTCGCAGGACCCGGTTCATGGGGGTGTAACGTATTTTCTCTCGCTGGCTATGGGCGGACACAAGCATTTTGAAAGCAAATTTGATGATTTTACATGCTGTGTTGGCACAGGGATGGAAAACCATGCGAGCTACGGCAGTGGCATTTATTTTCACGATCATGATAAGTTGTATGTCAATCAGTTCATTGCCTCCACACTGGAATGGAAGGATACAGGCGTTACGCTAAAACAAAGCACGTCCTATCCAGATACCGATCATACGACACTGGAAATTCAATGTGATCAACCTGCCAAATTTATGCTGCTTGTACGCTATCCCTATTGGGCTGAAAAAGGGATCACCATCCGCGTAAATGGCAAGGAGCAATCGGTCGTATCGGAACCGGGCAGCTTCGTCTCTATCGCCAGAACGTGGATTGACGGCGATGTCGTAGAGGTGACGATTCCGATGTCGCTGAGACTGGAGCAGATGCCGGATAACCCTGACCGGGCGGCTGTCATGTATGGACCGTTGGTACTGGCCGGGGACCTCGGTCCCATAGATGATCCCAAGGCCAAGGATTTCCTGTACACACCCGTATTCATTCCCGGAACGGATGAGCTGGATACCTGGATCCAACCCGTGGAGGGCAAGACGAATACGTTCCGCACCTTGAATGCAGGCCATCCCCGGGAAGTGGAATTGTCTCCTTTGTATAAAATGCATGACCGCACCTATTCCGTATATTGGGACATCTTTACGAAGGAAGCGTGGCAGGCAGCAGAAAAGGAATACACGGCGGCACGCGAAAAGCTGGCTATTCTGGAGCAGTGCACGATCGACTTTGCCCAACCCGGTGAAATGCAGCCGGAGCGGGATCATAACTTTCAGGGGGATGCTTCGACTCGCACCGGATATGTGAACAACCGACCTTACCGGAATGCAGGCATTGACGGCTGGTTCTCTTTTGATCTGAATACAGATCCGGCTGCTCCGATGCTACTGGTGATCACCTACACAGCTACGCTGGAAATGCCGAACTGCGGTTTTGACATTTTGATTAACGGTCATCCGCTGGAGCATTTTAGTGAAGGCTTTGATGAGGCCGACAAGTTTTACAACGTAAATGCCGCCATTCCGGCTGCATATCTGGAGGGCAAGGATAAGGCGACAGTAACCTTCAAAGCTAAGCCGGGGCAGCGTATCCGTAGATTGTTTGGGCTGAGAATGGTGAACAAGGATGTGTATGAGCAGCTATATGAGGCAGGCGGATCAGGTTTGCATGAATGA
- a CDS encoding copper amine oxidase N-terminal domain-containing protein: MSMKKWVLSLTAVTLLWGGTVPTVGAANSSKPIEVLLNAKKIQFPDAKPFQDENDYVMVPIRFVSEALGAKVGWEKTGGQLAVSIKNDAHAVNMMVGQNTATVDGQTKTYETKIILKQNRTFVPLRLVSEGLGQTVEWDKVSRWVWIGKKDIAALEDKGLQKVSIEPYKKLFAKDPFLLKNLNGQEYTKTIIFKYSDLPIKLLRDVYSVEPYTLKGVPYLKVRIKTISTASPLFYVTKSNDTRYRYPMDELTQDNGDGTKMIFYKIYSSADEMYYGIKDYKSFKLQDIQYIGFYGASTDYIPLMISPWKGN, translated from the coding sequence ATGAGTATGAAAAAATGGGTGCTGAGTTTGACCGCAGTCACGTTGCTTTGGGGAGGAACAGTTCCGACAGTGGGAGCAGCGAACAGTTCAAAACCGATTGAAGTATTGTTGAATGCGAAAAAAATACAGTTCCCGGATGCTAAGCCTTTTCAGGATGAGAACGATTATGTGATGGTTCCGATTCGCTTTGTATCCGAAGCGCTGGGGGCTAAGGTAGGCTGGGAGAAAACAGGCGGTCAGTTGGCTGTTTCAATTAAAAATGACGCGCATGCGGTCAACATGATGGTTGGACAAAACACGGCTACCGTGGACGGGCAGACGAAAACATATGAGACGAAGATTATATTGAAGCAGAACCGTACTTTTGTACCGCTGCGTCTTGTAAGTGAAGGCTTGGGTCAAACGGTGGAATGGGATAAGGTCAGCCGATGGGTGTGGATTGGGAAGAAGGATATTGCCGCGCTGGAGGATAAAGGACTCCAAAAAGTCAGCATTGAACCGTACAAGAAACTATTTGCTAAAGACCCGTTTTTGCTTAAAAATCTAAATGGTCAAGAATACACAAAAACTATAATTTTTAAGTATTCGGATCTTCCAATCAAATTATTGCGTGATGTGTATTCAGTTGAACCATACACCTTAAAAGGGGTTCCTTACTTGAAAGTCAGAATTAAAACTATATCTACAGCAAGCCCATTGTTCTATGTCACTAAGAGTAATGATACGAGATACCGTTATCCTATGGATGAACTTACCCAAGATAACGGGGATGGGACAAAAATGATTTTCTATAAAATTTATTCTTCGGCTGACGAAATGTACTATGGCATCAAAGATTACAAATCATTTAAACTCCAAGACATTCAATACATTGGTTTTTATGGCGCATCGACAGATTATATACCGCTAATGATCAGCCCTTGGAAAGGTAACTAA